One part of the Natrinema caseinilyticum genome encodes these proteins:
- a CDS encoding IS5 family transposase: protein MQALPKSRLLRFVEQAYHFARRATARYSSKFSKRRYTLHQHIVLLCLKVRKNTTYRMLLDELIEMPRIRRAIDLEELPSPSTLCNAFNRLNMAVWRVLLNLSVTLLPTNGIVGIDASGFDRSHASTHYTKRTKLTIQQLKVTLLVDTRANAIIDVHVTTTRKHDSQIAPSLIKRNTDEVVVLLGDKGYDDQKIRTLAHEQDVRPLITHRTFSSLHKAWNARLDANLYGQRSQNEAVNSRLKRKYGAFVRSRRWWKQFRELVIKCVVHNVERALAISRDEYERL from the coding sequence ATGCAGGCCCTCCCGAAGTCTCGGTTGCTCCGGTTCGTTGAGCAGGCGTATCACTTTGCTCGTCGAGCAACCGCTCGATACTCTTCGAAGTTCTCGAAACGACGGTACACACTCCACCAACACATCGTTTTGCTCTGCCTCAAAGTCCGGAAGAACACGACGTATCGGATGCTTCTCGACGAACTCATCGAGATGCCTCGGATTCGACGTGCCATCGATCTTGAAGAACTCCCCTCTCCTTCGACGTTGTGTAACGCGTTCAACCGGCTCAATATGGCTGTCTGGCGGGTTCTCCTCAACCTCTCCGTTACGCTTCTCCCGACCAACGGTATCGTCGGGATCGACGCCTCCGGGTTCGACCGCAGTCATGCCTCAACACACTACACGAAGCGAACGAAATTGACGATTCAGCAGTTGAAAGTCACGCTTCTCGTAGACACGAGAGCGAACGCGATTATCGACGTACACGTGACGACGACACGGAAACACGACTCGCAAATCGCACCGTCGCTCATCAAGCGAAATACCGACGAAGTAGTTGTTCTCCTCGGAGATAAAGGGTACGACGACCAGAAGATTCGAACGCTTGCCCACGAGCAGGATGTTCGTCCGCTCATTACACACCGCACGTTTTCGTCGCTCCACAAGGCGTGGAACGCTCGGCTCGACGCCAATCTCTACGGGCAGCGTAGTCAGAATGAGGCGGTAAACTCTCGGCTCAAACGCAAGTACGGTGCCTTCGTCCGGTCACGACGCTGGTGGAAGCAGTTCCGTGAGCTCGTCATCAAATGCGTTGTTCACAACGTGGAACGCGCCCTCGCAATTTCACGCGATGAGTACGAGCGTCTGTGA
- a CDS encoding helix-turn-helix domain-containing protein, whose product MVTEATFTVPSDQFPLGTVFKQLPDVTVTLERLVPAQNVVIPYFWVRGTEVADIESAFTEHPGVQGIRLVDSVEDEYLLRVEWTLEYDDVLTVLAETSIPLIEAIGTNKQWTFDVRGDERRDIVEFQRRCRELDIPITLTSLTALTPVETAIEVILTDTQLEALVLAYDRGYFESPREVTLEALGEELGISQQAVGSRLRGGIKAVLGDALSGLTVNPE is encoded by the coding sequence ATGGTTACTGAAGCGACGTTCACGGTTCCGTCAGACCAGTTCCCGCTGGGGACAGTGTTCAAGCAACTGCCGGACGTGACTGTCACGCTGGAACGACTCGTCCCCGCACAGAACGTGGTGATTCCCTACTTCTGGGTGCGGGGAACCGAAGTCGCTGACATCGAGAGCGCGTTCACTGAACACCCCGGCGTGCAGGGGATCCGGCTCGTCGACTCTGTCGAGGACGAGTACCTGTTACGCGTCGAATGGACGCTGGAGTACGATGACGTGCTAACCGTACTGGCAGAGACATCGATTCCACTGATCGAGGCTATCGGTACAAACAAACAGTGGACGTTCGATGTCCGCGGTGATGAGCGACGTGACATCGTAGAATTTCAACGGCGCTGTCGAGAGCTGGATATCCCGATCACGCTGACGTCACTAACCGCACTCACCCCGGTTGAGACGGCGATCGAAGTCATCCTCACTGACACCCAGCTAGAGGCGCTGGTGCTTGCCTACGACCGGGGGTACTTCGAGTCTCCCCGCGAGGTCACGTTGGAAGCCCTCGGCGAGGAACTCGGCATCTCACAGCAGGCCGTCGGCTCCCGCCTCCGTGGAGGGATCAAGGCAGTCCTCGGGGACGCGCTCTCGGGCCTTACAGTCAACCCCGAGTGA
- a CDS encoding DUF7344 domain-containing protein has protein sequence MNADLDFEALAHEQRRTLLLALLESNPQDAGFESPTGHSVLTDAEQREQIEMFHIHLPKLEDHGYIEWNEETGQIVKGPQFDEIRPLLECIASDDAE, from the coding sequence ATGAATGCAGATCTCGACTTCGAGGCACTCGCGCACGAACAGCGCCGTACGCTCTTGCTCGCCCTCCTCGAATCGAACCCGCAGGACGCAGGGTTTGAATCCCCTACAGGACACTCAGTGCTGACCGACGCCGAGCAACGAGAGCAGATCGAAATGTTTCACATCCACTTGCCAAAACTCGAAGACCACGGCTACATCGAGTGGAACGAAGAGACAGGTCAAATCGTCAAAGGGCCGCAGTTCGACGAGATCCGGCCATTGCTCGAATGTATCGCCTCCGACGACGCGGAGTGA
- a CDS encoding HalOD1 output domain-containing protein encodes MSPSSPTSSANAWSHAVIETVATKMDVHPTELPEKLYDVVDPGSLDSLFANKTPTDGTVTFTYCDYTVTVTANGDVSLE; translated from the coding sequence ATGAGTCCGTCATCACCCACTTCATCAGCCAATGCGTGGAGTCACGCCGTAATCGAGACTGTCGCCACGAAGATGGATGTTCACCCCACTGAATTGCCCGAGAAACTATACGACGTGGTCGACCCCGGCTCATTAGATTCGTTGTTCGCAAACAAAACCCCGACAGACGGCACTGTGACGTTCACGTACTGCGACTACACAGTCACTGTCACCGCAAACGGCGACGTGAGTCTCGAATAA